Proteins encoded in a region of the Zea mays cultivar B73 chromosome 2, Zm-B73-REFERENCE-NAM-5.0, whole genome shotgun sequence genome:
- the LOC100275833 gene encoding uncharacterized protein LOC100275833 — protein MDVPSRFLPSRPSWVPGSPPNLIWNCCASASICRIPAHRRARACFLCAQPLPPQPQSTPLSSPPPGCRTCETARDRHRFNRSTLFPGHRSTLSSGSCALLFPSQPVEVDLGSVPIAVELPYMFLSVRLSLVPARSRARGFEALRVRRAALCASVLFRQNSPSTMFK, from the coding sequence ATGGACGTGCCAAGCCGCTTCCTTCCTAGCCGGCCGTCGTGGGTACCTGGGTCTCCTCCTAATTTGATTTGGAACTGCTGCGCCTCAGCCTCGATCTGTCGCATCCCGGCTCATCGCCGCGCGCGCGCCTGCTTCCTGTGCGCGCAGCCGCTCCCTCCCCAGCCGCAAAGCACCCCGTTAAGTTCTCCTCCGCCGGGTTGTCGTACATGCGAAACTGCTCGCGATCGGCATCGATTCAACCGCTCGACCCTGTTCCCTGGCCACCGCTCGACTCTGAGCTCTGGTTCCTGCGCGCTGTTGTTCCCCTCGCAGCCTGTGGAGGTGGACCTCGGCAGTGTCCCCATCGCCGTTGAACTCCCATACATGTTCCTCTCTGTTCGCTTGTCGTTGGTTCCGGCCAGGTCTCGCGCGCGTGGTTTTGAAGCTCTGCGCGTTCGTCGTGCCGCGCTGTGTGCTAGTGTTCTCTTCCGGCAGAACTCGCCGTCGACCATGTTCAAGTGA